The genomic region AATCCGGGATTATTCTAACAAGAAAATAAACAGGAGGTAACAAATGAGCGCAAACTGGGGTAGAAACTACAGAATTTCTATTTTCGGAGAATCACACGGAAAAGCTTTAGGTGTAAATATTGACGGAATACCTGCCGGAACAAAACTGGATCTTGATTTTATCAAAGAAGAAATGCAGAGAAGAGCACCGGGAAAATCAGAATTCTCCACACCAAGAATAGAAAAAGATGAATTTGAGATACTAAGCGGGTATATTAATGAACTCACTACAGGAACTCCTTTATGTATGATAATAAGAAATACAGACCAGAGATCAAAGGATTACTCGGAGCTTGCTCAGAAAATGAGACCGGGACATGCTGATTACAGCGGTTTGATGAGATATAAGGGATTTAATGATATAAGAGGAAGCGGACATTTTTCCGGTAGAATAACAGCATCAATTGTATTTGCGGGAGCAGTGGCAAAATTAATTCTTAAAGAAAAAGGAATACATGTCGGAGCTCATATAAAAAGCATTTTTGATACAGAAGACAGAGAATTTGAGGATAAAGACAGAAATCCGGAATCTTTTGACAATTTGAGAAAAGAATTCCTTCCCTTTTTAAATAAGGAAATAAGAACTTCTCTGGAAAATAAAATAAGAAAGATAAAAGATGAAGGTGATTCTGTGGGCGGAGTAGTGGAAATTTCCGTGATAGGAATGCCCGCTGGTGTTGGAGATCCTTTCTTTAATTCGCTGGAGAGCGAACTGGCTTCTATGATGTATTCGATACCGGCTGTAAAAGGTCTTGAATTCGGAGCGGGGTTTTCCATTGCAGAGATGCTTGGCTCAGAGGCAAATGATGAAATGTATTTTGATAATGATAAAAATCTAAAAACTTTTACTAATAATAACGGTGGGATAATTGGCGGGATTACAAACGGGGAACCTGTGAATTTTAAAGTTGCAATAAAGCCGCCGGCTTCTATCAGTAAAAAGCAAAAAACAGTAAATATAGTAACTAAGGAAAATACAGTTCTTGAAGTAACAGGAAGACATGATCCTGTGATAGTTCCCAGAGCTGTGGTGGTTCTGGAATGTGCAACAGCTATTGTAATGCTGGACTGCCTTCTTGAAGCTGAAAAAAACAGGGGATTATAATATTATTTAGTTCTGCACTAGAAATCTATTTTTTAAAGAGGTAAGAAAATGAAAAAAAATACCATATTGGATATAGCTAAATTGGCGGGGGTCAGTAAATCGACAGTTTCCAGAGTCATTAACAATGAATCGGGCGTAAAAGAGGAAACTAAGATAAAGGTTTTGAAAGTAATAAAGGAAAATAACTTTTCCCCTTCCAAAAGTGCAAGAGAACTAAGGGGGATAAAAGTAAAAACATATGGAATACTTGTTACAAGGCTGGATTCCAATTCAGAGAGCCAGGTCGTGAGAGGTATTACAAAAGAACTTTATAAAAATAACTGTGATTATCTAATATTGGAAAATCAGTTTTCTGTGGAAAAAACGAAACATTTTGTGGACACTCTCCTGAAAAGAGATGTTGATGGTTTTATAGTATTTGCAATTGCCAATGAAAAATATGATTTTCTGAAAGATACCGGGAAAAGAGTAGTGCTTATAGGTCAGGATGTAGGAGGGTTTAACTGCATTGTATATGATGACTATAATGCGGTAAAAATGGTATTGGATTATTTATGGAAATCAGGAAAAAGGAAAATAGCCTATGTAGGTGTTCATAGAAATGATCCCACTACAGGTGAGAAAAGATATAAGGCATATGAAGATTTTGTAAATATGAAAAAAATAAAAAATATTTCCGGATTTGGAAATTTTGAATATTATTCGGGATACGAAGTTGCTGAAAATATTAATGAAAATGATATTGATGCAATTGTGTGCGGGACTGATAATTTGGCACTTGGAGTAAAAGAGTATCTCAGAAAGAAAAATATAAATGATGTAGTGGTAACAGGAATCGGAAATAATAATTTATTAAGATTTTTAGATTCCAATCATACAAGTATAAGTTTTTCATACGAACAATCTGGCGAAAAAGCAGTTCAAATAGTTACAGACATAAAAAATACAAAAATTAATACTTATACATTTAAAGCTGAATTAATTTTAAATAATGTACTTGACAATTCCTGAAAATCAGGGTACATTATTATTGTTTAATGGGAACGTTCCCTGAATAAGGAGGATAAAATAATGAGTAAATATAGTGAAGAATCAGGAAAATTATTGGAATATATCGGCGGAAAAGAAAATATTATAAGTGTAACACATTGTGCAACGAGATTGAGGTTTGCTCTGGTAGACGATACAAAAGCAGATACTAAAAAAATCGGGGAACTCGAGACTGTAAAAGGAACATTTGTTAATGCAGGGCAGTTTCAGGTAATAATAGGAAATGATGTGGCGGATTTCTATAAAACATTTATAAGTGCCGCCGGGCTTGAAACAGCTTCAAAAGATGAGGTGAAAAAAGAGGCTTTGAAAAAACAGTCCTTTTTACAAAAAATGATTGCGCATCTGGCAGAAATATTCGTACCGTTATTACCCGCTATTATAGCAGGAGGTCTTATACTTGGATTTAGAAATATTCTTGGTGATATGAAAGTATTTGGAAACGGGACACAAAGTCTGACTGAACTGCACTCTTGGGCAGCAACATTAAATGATTTCTTATGGTGGTTTGGTAATGCTATTTTTCCATTCTTACCGGCATTGGTAGCATGGTCTACTGTGAAAAAATTCGGCGGTACAGAGGTACTCGGGGTAGTTTTAGGAATTATGCTTGTTTCTCCGGAATTTTTTATGAATGCATACCAGTATGGAAGTCTTGCCACTGATCACGCGGTATTAGCAGAAGCTTTGGAAAAAGGAAACTATATATGGCATATTTTCGGTCTTAATATAGCTAAAGTAGGGTATCAGGCACAAGTGCTTCCAGCGATATTTTCCGGGATTACACTTTGCTATATTGAAAAATGGTTCACAAAACGTGTACCTGAAATATTAAAGCTTGTGGTGGTACCATTTATGGCACTCTTTATTACAGGAATACTTACGGTTACAATAATAGGACCTGTGGCTAGAGAAATAGGGAACTATATTGCGCTGATATTTAAAACATTGATGCTTACACCAGGATTGAAGTATCTGGGAGGATTTGCATTCGGGCTTCTTTATGCACCGCTGGTAGTAACAGGACTGCATCATACGTTTCTTGCAGTAGACTTTCAGCTGATAGCAGATCCGACATTACAGGGAACCATGATATGGCCTATGATTGCATTAAGCAATATAGCACAATCTGGTGCAGTGGCAGCAACTTACTTTATATATAAAAAAGATAAAAAACAGGAATCACTTTCAGCTTCGGCAACAATATCTGCATGGCTTGGTGTTACAGAGCCGGCGATGTTCGGGGCGAATTTAAAATATATGTATCCTTTTGTGGCAGCTATTACAGCTTCAGCGATAGCAGGATTAATTTCGGCAGCTTT from Sebaldella sp. S0638 harbors:
- the aroC gene encoding chorismate synthase, which codes for MSANWGRNYRISIFGESHGKALGVNIDGIPAGTKLDLDFIKEEMQRRAPGKSEFSTPRIEKDEFEILSGYINELTTGTPLCMIIRNTDQRSKDYSELAQKMRPGHADYSGLMRYKGFNDIRGSGHFSGRITASIVFAGAVAKLILKEKGIHVGAHIKSIFDTEDREFEDKDRNPESFDNLRKEFLPFLNKEIRTSLENKIRKIKDEGDSVGGVVEISVIGMPAGVGDPFFNSLESELASMMYSIPAVKGLEFGAGFSIAEMLGSEANDEMYFDNDKNLKTFTNNNGGIIGGITNGEPVNFKVAIKPPASISKKQKTVNIVTKENTVLEVTGRHDPVIVPRAVVVLECATAIVMLDCLLEAEKNRGL
- the treP gene encoding PTS system trehalose-specific EIIBC component is translated as MSKYSEESGKLLEYIGGKENIISVTHCATRLRFALVDDTKADTKKIGELETVKGTFVNAGQFQVIIGNDVADFYKTFISAAGLETASKDEVKKEALKKQSFLQKMIAHLAEIFVPLLPAIIAGGLILGFRNILGDMKVFGNGTQSLTELHSWAATLNDFLWWFGNAIFPFLPALVAWSTVKKFGGTEVLGVVLGIMLVSPEFFMNAYQYGSLATDHAVLAEALEKGNYIWHIFGLNIAKVGYQAQVLPAIFSGITLCYIEKWFTKRVPEILKLVVVPFMALFITGILTVTIIGPVAREIGNYIALIFKTLMLTPGLKYLGGFAFGLLYAPLVVTGLHHTFLAVDFQLIADPTLQGTMIWPMIALSNIAQSGAVAATYFIYKKDKKQESLSASATISAWLGVTEPAMFGANLKYMYPFVAAITASAIAGLISAAFGVLAGGVGIGGLPAILAIKAQYWPGYIIAMAVALFGSFFLTFVFKGIYDKRQGLNK
- a CDS encoding LacI family DNA-binding transcriptional regulator, whose translation is MKKNTILDIAKLAGVSKSTVSRVINNESGVKEETKIKVLKVIKENNFSPSKSARELRGIKVKTYGILVTRLDSNSESQVVRGITKELYKNNCDYLILENQFSVEKTKHFVDTLLKRDVDGFIVFAIANEKYDFLKDTGKRVVLIGQDVGGFNCIVYDDYNAVKMVLDYLWKSGKRKIAYVGVHRNDPTTGEKRYKAYEDFVNMKKIKNISGFGNFEYYSGYEVAENINENDIDAIVCGTDNLALGVKEYLRKKNINDVVVTGIGNNNLLRFLDSNHTSISFSYEQSGEKAVQIVTDIKNTKINTYTFKAELILNNVLDNS